Proteins from one Kineosporia sp. NBRC 101731 genomic window:
- a CDS encoding PAS domain S-box protein produces MSSGKTPPDARSGAGPPATAIVDPSGHIVSTTPTLARMFGFAEHELAGKPLSFLFSPDAHEVFAQGDPADEIRELARAGRTRVHTLTAAGAPFTAEISAITLPGTDGVAIECVRRPPEVSDLSAPLIESAPDGLVIIDPHGEIVMVNAQTERMFGYRRGELTGQKVEILVPLDARPHHEHLREEYLRAPVIRPMAIGKDLHGVRKDGTEFPVDISLSSIRGPGTHLVSAWIRDITERRRVDDELIMLAGIVHSSDDAVLSCTLGGVITSWNRSAERLFGYTAAEVLGRPLSVLVPEDQLRELAAMVAAIKRSERVDVHEGVRIRKDGSVVDVSISMSPIHNQRGTLVGASTVFRDNTRNKMVERHLLAARDAAEASSHAFESFSYSVAHDLRAPLRAIDGFSRFLEEDYSGCLDDQALSHLRHIRASSAEMAQLIEGLLHLAKVSHRELIFVPFDLSVCADRILARLRSAEPERVIETVVQPGAKVHGDPVLLANVLENLLQNAWKFTRGRAAARIEFVQDANSYVVRDNGAGFDMKFSSKLFAVFQRCHTTAEFEGTGVGLASVSRIIERHGGQIWAHGAVGEGAAFHFTLSPAERGGLGADRTDSADDSGRQRPASYDVAGSYSPASSTAAS; encoded by the coding sequence ATGTCATCCGGCAAGACGCCTCCTGACGCCCGGTCCGGTGCCGGTCCCCCGGCCACAGCCATCGTCGACCCATCAGGTCACATCGTCAGTACGACGCCGACGCTGGCCCGGATGTTCGGGTTCGCTGAGCACGAGCTCGCGGGAAAACCCCTCAGCTTCCTGTTCTCGCCGGACGCGCACGAGGTGTTCGCCCAGGGTGACCCCGCCGACGAGATACGCGAACTCGCCCGGGCGGGGCGGACTCGCGTCCACACCCTCACCGCAGCCGGCGCACCTTTCACCGCGGAGATCTCCGCCATCACTCTGCCTGGCACCGACGGGGTAGCGATCGAATGCGTCCGACGACCACCGGAGGTGTCGGATCTGTCCGCACCGCTCATCGAGTCCGCACCTGATGGTCTGGTCATCATCGATCCCCACGGCGAGATCGTGATGGTGAACGCGCAGACCGAACGGATGTTCGGGTACCGGCGTGGGGAACTGACCGGCCAGAAGGTCGAGATTCTCGTGCCCCTGGATGCGCGTCCACATCATGAGCACCTGCGCGAGGAGTATCTGCGCGCTCCTGTCATCCGGCCGATGGCCATCGGGAAGGATCTTCACGGGGTGCGCAAGGACGGCACCGAATTCCCGGTCGACATCAGCCTCAGCTCGATCAGGGGGCCGGGCACGCACCTGGTCTCCGCCTGGATCCGGGACATCACCGAACGCCGTCGCGTCGACGACGAGCTGATCATGCTGGCGGGGATCGTGCACTCGTCGGACGACGCGGTACTCAGCTGCACGCTCGGCGGAGTCATCACCAGCTGGAATCGCTCGGCCGAAAGACTCTTCGGATATACCGCGGCGGAGGTGCTCGGTCGCCCCCTGTCGGTGCTCGTGCCCGAGGACCAGCTACGGGAACTCGCAGCGATGGTTGCCGCCATCAAGCGCTCCGAACGGGTGGACGTCCATGAGGGGGTGCGGATCCGCAAGGACGGTTCAGTCGTCGACGTGTCCATCAGCATGTCGCCCATCCACAACCAGCGCGGCACCCTGGTCGGCGCGTCCACGGTCTTCAGGGACAACACCCGGAACAAGATGGTCGAGCGCCACCTGCTGGCGGCCCGGGACGCGGCGGAAGCCTCCAGTCACGCGTTCGAGTCGTTCAGTTACTCGGTGGCCCACGATCTGCGAGCGCCTCTGCGAGCGATCGACGGCTTCAGCCGGTTCCTCGAGGAGGACTACAGCGGCTGTCTCGATGACCAGGCGCTCTCCCACCTGCGCCACATCCGCGCCTCGTCCGCGGAAATGGCACAGCTCATCGAGGGTCTGCTCCACCTGGCCAAGGTCAGCCATCGGGAACTGATCTTCGTGCCCTTCGATCTCAGCGTGTGTGCGGACCGCATTCTGGCGCGACTGCGTTCCGCCGAACCGGAACGAGTGATCGAGACGGTGGTCCAGCCGGGAGCGAAGGTTCACGGAGACCCGGTCCTCCTCGCGAATGTGCTGGAGAACCTCCTTCAGAACGCCTGGAAGTTCACCCGGGGACGCGCTGCCGCGCGGATCGAGTTCGTCCAGGACGCGAACAGCTATGTCGTTCGGGACAACGGTGCCGGGTTCGACATGAAGTTCTCCAGCAAGCTCTTCGCGGTGTTCCAGCGGTGCCACACAACGGCGGAGTTCGAGGGCACCGGTGTCGGGCTGGCCTCTGTCAGTCGCATCATCGAACGTCACGGCGGCCAGATCTGGGCCCACGGAGCGGTCGGCGAGGGTGCCGCGTTCCACTTCACCCTGAGCCCGGCCGAACGAGGAGGGCTGGGCGCTGACCGCACTGACAGCGCAGACGACTCAGGCCGTCAGCGCCCTGCCTCCTACGACGTGGCCGGGAGCTACTCCCCTGCGAGCTCCACGGCCGCCAGCTGA
- a CDS encoding DNA-3-methyladenine glycosylase, protein MSDVPEPAPLPRSFFDRDPLVVAPALLGTVIRHSLAGEVVEVRLTEVEAYLGEGEDPASHSHRGKRPRNATMWGPPGHLYVYFTYGMHYCANLVCRPEGISGGVLLRAGEVITGLDEARSRRPAGQRDVDLARGPARLASALAFGREDDGRDVCGDASLRLFPGSGAGKVLSGPRVGVSAGAESPWRYWIEGDPTVSAYRPAVPRRR, encoded by the coding sequence ATTTCCGACGTGCCCGAACCCGCCCCGCTGCCGCGCTCGTTCTTCGACCGTGACCCGCTGGTGGTGGCGCCGGCACTGCTCGGCACGGTGATCCGGCACTCGCTGGCCGGCGAGGTCGTCGAGGTCCGCCTGACCGAGGTAGAGGCCTACCTCGGCGAGGGCGAAGACCCCGCCTCCCACTCCCACCGCGGAAAACGTCCCCGCAACGCCACGATGTGGGGCCCGCCCGGCCACCTCTACGTGTACTTCACCTACGGCATGCACTACTGCGCCAACCTGGTCTGCCGCCCCGAGGGCATCTCCGGCGGCGTGTTGCTGCGGGCCGGAGAGGTGATCACCGGCCTCGACGAGGCGCGCTCGCGGCGCCCGGCCGGCCAACGCGACGTCGATCTGGCCCGGGGGCCGGCGCGGCTCGCCAGTGCGCTGGCGTTCGGGCGTGAGGACGACGGACGCGACGTCTGTGGGGACGCGTCCCTACGGTTGTTTCCCGGGTCGGGTGCGGGGAAGGTGCTGAGCGGACCTCGGGTCGGGGTCTCCGCCGGGGCGGAGTCACCATGGCGCTACTGGATCGAGGGTGACCCGACGGTCTCGGCGTACCGGCCCGCTGTACCCCGTCGTCGCTAG
- the tyrS gene encoding tyrosine--tRNA ligase, producing MSTDEPVTSAPTANVLDELKWRNLLSISTDEAELRKALGSGSVTYYAGFDPTGPSLHIGHLVQILTMRRLQQAGHRPLALVGGATGLIGDPRPSAERVLNSPEVVAGWVERLRGQIEPFLDFTGPNAATMVNNLDWTSGLSAIEFLRDVGKHFRVGKMLAKDVVSTRLNSEAGISYTEFSYQILQSMDFLELNKRYDCTLQIGGSDQWGNLTAGTDLIHKARPEAAVHALATPLITKADGSKFGKSEGGAVWLDPEMTSPYAFFQFWLNCEDAKIVDYLRVFTFRTAEQIAELEESATTRPQAREAQRALARDMTSLVHGELAASRVEEASKALFGGGDLTGLDAGTLGDALGELPKAQLGRGEHLLVDVLVAAGLAKSKSDARRTLSDGGAYVNNVKVTGGEAATVSTADLLHDRWILVRRGRRQLAAVELAGE from the coding sequence GTGAGCACCGACGAACCCGTGACCTCCGCCCCGACAGCCAACGTCCTTGACGAGCTGAAGTGGCGCAACCTTCTCTCCATCTCCACCGACGAGGCGGAGCTGAGGAAGGCGCTCGGCAGCGGATCGGTCACCTATTACGCCGGGTTCGACCCGACCGGGCCCAGCCTGCACATCGGCCATCTGGTGCAGATCCTCACCATGCGCCGGCTGCAGCAGGCGGGGCACCGTCCTCTCGCGCTGGTCGGTGGTGCCACCGGCCTCATCGGTGACCCGCGTCCCTCGGCGGAGCGGGTGCTGAACTCGCCCGAGGTGGTGGCCGGCTGGGTGGAGCGCCTGCGCGGTCAGATCGAGCCGTTCCTCGACTTCACCGGCCCGAACGCCGCGACCATGGTGAACAACCTGGACTGGACCTCGGGACTGAGCGCCATCGAGTTCCTGCGTGACGTGGGCAAGCACTTCCGGGTCGGCAAGATGCTCGCGAAAGACGTCGTGAGCACCCGTCTCAACTCCGAGGCCGGCATCAGCTACACCGAGTTCAGCTACCAGATCCTGCAGTCCATGGACTTCCTGGAGCTGAACAAGCGGTACGACTGCACCCTGCAGATCGGTGGCTCCGACCAGTGGGGCAACCTCACCGCCGGCACCGATCTGATCCACAAGGCCCGGCCCGAGGCGGCCGTGCACGCGCTGGCCACCCCGCTCATCACGAAGGCCGACGGCTCCAAGTTCGGCAAGAGCGAGGGCGGCGCGGTCTGGCTCGACCCGGAGATGACCTCGCCCTACGCGTTCTTCCAGTTCTGGCTGAACTGCGAGGACGCGAAGATCGTCGACTACCTGCGGGTCTTCACCTTCCGCACGGCCGAGCAGATCGCCGAGCTCGAGGAGTCGGCCACCACCCGCCCGCAGGCCCGTGAGGCCCAGCGCGCCCTGGCGAGGGACATGACCTCACTGGTGCACGGTGAGCTCGCGGCCTCCCGGGTGGAGGAGGCGAGCAAGGCCCTGTTCGGTGGGGGAGACCTGACCGGCCTGGACGCCGGCACGCTCGGCGACGCACTCGGAGAACTGCCGAAGGCGCAGCTCGGACGCGGCGAGCACCTGCTCGTCGACGTCCTGGTGGCAGCGGGCCTGGCCAAGAGTAAGTCGGACGCCCGGCGCACGCTCTCCGACGGCGGGGCGTACGTGAACAACGTTAAGGTAACCGGAGGAGAGGCCGCGACCGTCAGTACCGCGGACCTGCTCCACGACCGATGGATCCTGGTGCGGCGAGGCCGGCGTCAGCTGGCGGCCGTGGAGCTCGCAGGGGAGTAG
- the argH gene encoding argininosuccinate lyase codes for MTAEPKVLWGSRFSAGPADAMFALSVSTHFDWRLARYDLAGSRAHARALNRAGLLTDDDLAGLLAGIDGLDADVASGAVTPAPHDEDVHSALERILIERLGPELGGRLRAGRSRNDQIATLLRMYLRDHSKVVANLLLDLAEALAGQAAAHPTAPMPGRTHMQHAQPVLLAHHLLARAWPLLRDVDRLRDFDRRAAVSPYGSGALAGSTLGLDPEAVALDLGFASSVANSIDGTASRDLGAEFAFVAAMVGVDISGLAEDIIIWATKEFSFVSLDDAWSTGSSIMPQKKNPDVAELTRGKAGRLIGDLAGLLGTLKALPLAYNRDLQEDKEPVFDAADTLEVVLPALAGLVSTLIFHTERMADLAPQGFALATDIAEWLVRQRVPFRDAHEIAGACVQRCEQRAVAEGRPVELWDLTEDDLAAVSPHLTPAVREVLNLEGALSSRDGRGGTSPRRVAEQMAELAAEIKGLREWASN; via the coding sequence GTGACCGCCGAGCCCAAGGTCCTGTGGGGTTCACGTTTCAGCGCCGGTCCCGCGGACGCCATGTTCGCGCTCTCCGTCTCGACCCATTTCGACTGGCGCCTGGCCCGTTACGACCTGGCCGGATCCCGGGCGCACGCCCGTGCGCTGAACCGCGCCGGGCTGCTGACCGACGACGACCTGGCCGGCCTGCTCGCCGGGATCGACGGTCTGGACGCCGACGTCGCCTCCGGCGCCGTGACCCCGGCCCCGCACGACGAGGACGTGCACTCCGCCCTGGAGCGCATCCTGATCGAGCGCCTCGGACCGGAACTGGGCGGACGGCTGCGCGCCGGGCGCTCGCGCAACGACCAGATCGCCACCCTGCTGCGCATGTACCTGCGCGACCACTCCAAGGTGGTCGCGAACCTGCTGCTCGACCTGGCCGAGGCCCTCGCCGGGCAGGCCGCCGCGCACCCCACCGCGCCGATGCCCGGGCGCACGCACATGCAGCACGCCCAGCCGGTGCTGCTGGCCCACCACCTGCTGGCCCGGGCCTGGCCGCTGCTGCGCGACGTCGACCGGCTGCGGGACTTCGACCGCCGGGCCGCGGTCTCGCCCTACGGTTCCGGTGCGCTCGCCGGCTCCACGCTCGGCCTCGACCCCGAGGCCGTGGCCCTCGACCTGGGGTTCGCCTCGTCGGTGGCGAACTCGATCGACGGCACCGCCTCGCGCGACCTGGGCGCCGAGTTCGCCTTCGTCGCCGCGATGGTCGGTGTCGACATCTCCGGCCTGGCCGAGGACATCATCATCTGGGCCACGAAGGAGTTCTCCTTCGTGTCGCTCGACGACGCCTGGTCGACCGGGTCGAGCATCATGCCGCAGAAGAAGAACCCGGACGTGGCCGAGCTGACCCGGGGCAAGGCCGGCCGGCTGATCGGTGACCTGGCCGGGCTGCTGGGCACGCTCAAGGCCCTGCCCCTGGCCTACAACCGGGACCTGCAGGAAGACAAGGAGCCGGTCTTCGACGCGGCCGACACCCTCGAAGTGGTTCTGCCCGCCCTGGCCGGCCTGGTCTCCACCCTGATCTTCCACACCGAGCGGATGGCCGACCTGGCCCCGCAGGGCTTCGCGCTCGCCACCGACATCGCCGAGTGGCTGGTGCGTCAGCGGGTGCCGTTCCGCGACGCGCACGAGATCGCCGGGGCCTGCGTGCAGCGCTGCGAGCAGCGGGCCGTCGCCGAGGGTCGCCCGGTGGAGCTGTGGGACCTCACCGAGGACGACCTGGCCGCGGTGTCACCGCACCTGACCCCCGCCGTGCGCGAGGTGCTGAACCTCGAGGGCGCGCTCAGCTCCCGGGACGGGCGGGGCGGCACGTCACCGCGCCGGGTCGCCGAGCAGATGGCCGAGCTGGCCGCGGAGATCAAGGGCCTGCGGGAGTGGGCGTCCAACTGA